One window from the genome of Rhodopseudomonas sp. P2A-2r encodes:
- a CDS encoding alpha/beta hydrolase family protein, with amino-acid sequence MAGAIWYPCAGAPQPVPLGSLTMQFIDSLQGVKDCPITGTKLPLVIISHGRGGWFGGHNDVAEALADAGFVVAAINHPGDNGNDRSQSDSLSVMASRPADIIRLLDFMVNNWKDKAALDPNRIGFFGFSKGATQGWCSAAPRSISRGLQPTVPTTRNFARRSAAATFHVTCLATVGSRQPCSPTPQ; translated from the coding sequence TTGGCCGGCGCCATCTGGTATCCATGCGCCGGAGCGCCGCAACCCGTGCCGCTTGGTAGCCTCACGATGCAGTTTATCGATTCGCTCCAGGGCGTGAAGGACTGTCCTATCACCGGCACAAAGCTGCCGCTGGTCATCATTTCGCACGGTCGCGGCGGCTGGTTCGGCGGCCATAACGACGTCGCGGAGGCCTTGGCCGACGCCGGCTTTGTAGTGGCCGCCATCAACCATCCCGGCGACAACGGCAACGATCGCTCGCAGAGCGACAGCCTGTCGGTGATGGCGTCGCGTCCGGCGGACATTATTCGCTTGCTCGACTTCATGGTGAACAACTGGAAAGACAAGGCGGCGCTCGATCCCAACCGGATCGGTTTCTTCGGTTTTTCCAAGGGGGCTACACAGGGCTGGTGCTCGGCGGCGCCACGCTCGATTTCCAGAGGTTTGCAACCTACTGTACCAACGACACGCAATTTTGCGCGCAGGTCCGCAGCGGCGACGTTCCACGTGACCTGCCTCGCGACAGTCGGATCAAGGCAGCCGTGCTCGCCGACCCCGCAATGA
- a CDS encoding PepSY domain-containing protein has protein sequence MLQVLLLATMPEAHAAHEPIAAIGSSPTTSREDELVWFARSVDAVPELTKKVETQFADGKILDVSFDGQGAVPIFNMKGSRRGQIWNIVVDASKREIIRVDPLMPRSDLGAEDQRKVADFEQSNIVLSETMEIAEQYGVGKAVSAGLEYAQGRLVFLVVIVSDGALKEVSVDPGRVVKGRRRSSARSFEGRLQ, from the coding sequence ATGCTTCAGGTGCTGCTTTTGGCAACCATGCCAGAGGCGCATGCGGCCCACGAACCCATCGCGGCCATCGGCAGTTCGCCGACCACGTCGCGGGAGGACGAACTCGTCTGGTTCGCGCGCAGCGTGGATGCGGTCCCGGAGCTGACCAAGAAGGTCGAGACGCAGTTTGCGGATGGAAAGATCCTGGACGTCAGTTTCGACGGTCAGGGCGCCGTGCCGATCTTCAATATGAAAGGCAGCCGTCGGGGCCAGATCTGGAACATCGTGGTCGATGCGTCGAAGCGCGAGATCATTCGCGTCGATCCGCTGATGCCGAGATCGGATCTTGGCGCCGAAGATCAGCGCAAGGTCGCTGACTTCGAGCAGTCAAATATAGTTCTTTCCGAGACGATGGAAATTGCCGAGCAGTACGGCGTGGGCAAGGCCGTCAGTGCCGGGCTGGAATATGCCCAGGGCAGGCTGGTCTTCCTTGTGGTGATCGTGTCGGACGGCGCACTGAAGGAAGTCTCAGTCGATCCAGGCAGGGTTGTGAAGGGGCGTCGGCGCTCGTCAGCGCGTTCGTTCGAGGGACGACTTCAGTGA
- a CDS encoding TetR/AcrR family transcriptional regulator, which produces MRRQIAKTLAPARKSHGGRPSQEVSARLTEDIVDRATALFLRVGFEAVSIDTIAAEAAISKRTFYSRFSGKADLFTAVVVRYAEKHMVKLDAIPAHPGPLKRQLENFAKTLIQIACQPEAIALDRVVTAEVGRFPELGRILYDFAGARALGLVEKILDQAQANGEISISDRKHAAEYFFHAVIVGPMRLVTLGVEKPELTSSHLKRLRLSIDLFLDGVRPRNG; this is translated from the coding sequence ATGCGTCGACAGATCGCGAAAACACTTGCTCCGGCGCGCAAAAGTCATGGCGGGCGCCCGTCCCAGGAAGTGTCGGCCCGGCTGACCGAAGACATTGTCGATCGGGCAACGGCCCTGTTCCTGCGCGTCGGCTTCGAGGCCGTCAGTATCGACACAATCGCGGCCGAGGCTGCCATCTCAAAACGCACCTTTTATTCGCGTTTCAGCGGCAAGGCCGATTTGTTCACCGCGGTCGTCGTGCGGTACGCTGAAAAGCACATGGTCAAGCTGGACGCCATCCCGGCGCACCCCGGGCCGCTGAAGCGCCAACTCGAGAATTTCGCAAAGACGCTTATCCAGATCGCCTGTCAGCCTGAAGCCATAGCGCTCGACCGCGTGGTGACGGCCGAAGTCGGGCGGTTTCCGGAGCTAGGCAGGATTCTCTACGATTTCGCCGGCGCGCGCGCACTCGGGCTGGTGGAGAAGATTCTCGATCAGGCCCAAGCGAACGGCGAGATCTCCATCAGCGACCGCAAGCATGCCGCTGAATATTTTTTCCATGCGGTCATCGTAGGACCAATGCGCCTGGTGACGCTCGGAGTCGAGAAACCCGAACTGACGTCCAGCCATCTGAAGAGATTGCGTCTTTCGATCGATCTGTTCCTCGATGGCGTGCGTCCGCGTAACGGATAG
- a CDS encoding S1C family serine protease — MPSLTEWKVPSAAQPRAEDYSFDLEHALASVVGVHAIIPNDAFTADTLGTERAGNGVVIDAGLVLTIGYLITEAETVWLHLGDGRVVQGHALGVDPETGFGLVQALGPLDLDPLPLGNSSSVDVGDRVVVGGVGGRTRSVAGHVAARQEFAGYWEYLLDDAIFTHPAHPNWGGAALISERGELIGIGSLQIEREHGGKSEHLNMTVPIDLLKPVLDDLRKFGRVNKPARPWLGMYTTEMEDKVVVVGIAAKGPAAGAELRTGDMILAVKGKPVSSATEFYRRLWALGPAGVDVPLTLNREGDTFNVVLVSTDRAKLLKAPRMH, encoded by the coding sequence ATGCCCTCATTGACTGAATGGAAGGTGCCGTCGGCGGCGCAGCCGCGCGCCGAGGATTACAGCTTCGATCTGGAGCACGCGCTGGCTTCGGTGGTCGGGGTCCATGCCATCATCCCCAACGATGCCTTCACCGCCGATACGCTGGGCACCGAACGCGCCGGCAACGGCGTGGTGATCGACGCCGGGCTGGTGCTGACCATCGGCTACCTGATCACCGAGGCGGAGACCGTCTGGCTGCATCTCGGCGACGGCCGCGTGGTGCAGGGTCACGCGCTCGGCGTCGACCCGGAGACCGGCTTCGGCCTGGTGCAGGCGCTCGGCCCGCTGGATCTCGATCCGCTGCCGCTCGGCAATTCGAGCAGCGTCGACGTCGGCGATCGCGTGGTGGTCGGCGGCGTGGGCGGACGGACGCGCTCGGTGGCTGGGCACGTCGCCGCGCGACAGGAATTCGCCGGCTATTGGGAATATCTGCTTGACGACGCCATCTTTACCCATCCCGCCCATCCGAACTGGGGCGGCGCTGCGCTGATCTCCGAGCGCGGCGAACTGATCGGCATCGGCTCGCTGCAGATCGAGCGCGAGCACGGCGGCAAGAGCGAGCATCTCAACATGACGGTGCCGATCGACCTGCTGAAGCCGGTGCTCGACGATCTCCGCAAGTTCGGCCGCGTCAATAAGCCGGCGCGACCGTGGCTCGGCATGTACACCACGGAAATGGAGGACAAGGTCGTGGTGGTCGGCATCGCCGCCAAGGGACCGGCCGCCGGCGCCGAATTGCGCACCGGCGACATGATCCTGGCGGTGAAGGGCAAACCCGTCTCCAGCGCCACCGAGTTCTATCGCCGGCTATGGGCGCTGGGCCCCGCCGGCGTCGATGTGCCGCTGACGCTCAACCGCGAGGGCGACACCTTCAACGTGGTGCTGGTCTCAACCGATCGCGCCAAACTGCTGAAGGCGCCAAGAATGCACTAG
- a CDS encoding Bug family tripartite tricarboxylate transporter substrate binding protein, which translates to MSLTFGRCIVAAALAATVIATSAAVAQQPYPSQPVKLLVAFAPGGPADIIARILGQKLNEHWHQPVVIENRVGAGGNIAAAFVAKAEPNGYTILVTTSAFAVNPSLSAKAGYAPDQFKAAVIAATTPNLIVGAPDLKAKTLRDVIATTNAENYTYGTAGVGTTPHLSAEKIFRLTAKVPVVHAPFTGAGPALNSVMGGHTALASVALPAAMELVKGGQVRPLAVTSKDRMPSLPDVPTARELGLSDDEDATWVAFLLPEKTPPDVVDKLNADVNAVLVDAAIRDQLDRIGFSPIGGTAVASDAYVRKEFVKWGEVIRKLDLKQD; encoded by the coding sequence ATGTCACTTACCTTCGGACGATGCATCGTCGCGGCCGCGCTCGCGGCGACGGTGATTGCCACCAGCGCTGCGGTGGCTCAACAGCCCTATCCATCGCAGCCTGTGAAGTTGCTTGTCGCCTTCGCGCCTGGGGGGCCCGCCGATATCATCGCACGTATCCTCGGACAGAAGCTCAACGAGCATTGGCACCAGCCGGTGGTGATCGAGAACCGGGTCGGCGCGGGCGGCAACATCGCTGCGGCCTTCGTCGCCAAGGCGGAGCCGAACGGCTACACCATTCTTGTCACCACCAGCGCCTTTGCAGTCAATCCCAGCCTGTCGGCCAAAGCCGGCTATGCGCCCGATCAGTTCAAGGCTGCGGTCATCGCCGCCACCACGCCTAACCTGATCGTCGGTGCGCCGGATCTGAAGGCAAAGACCCTGCGCGACGTGATCGCGACGACAAATGCCGAGAACTACACCTATGGCACCGCCGGCGTCGGAACTACGCCCCATCTGTCGGCAGAAAAGATCTTTCGCCTGACCGCCAAGGTGCCAGTGGTGCATGCGCCGTTCACCGGCGCTGGTCCGGCGCTGAATTCGGTGATGGGCGGTCATACTGCACTGGCCAGCGTCGCCCTGCCGGCGGCGATGGAGCTGGTCAAGGGCGGGCAGGTTCGGCCGCTGGCCGTCACCAGCAAGGACCGCATGCCATCATTGCCCGACGTTCCCACCGCGCGGGAGCTGGGACTGAGCGACGACGAGGATGCGACGTGGGTGGCCTTCCTGCTGCCGGAGAAGACGCCGCCGGATGTTGTCGACAAGCTGAACGCCGACGTCAACGCGGTGCTGGTCGACGCGGCGATCCGCGACCAGCTCGACCGCATCGGCTTCAGCCCGATCGGCGGCACAGCGGTCGCGTCCGATGCCTATGTGCGCAAGGAATTCGTGAAATGGGGTGAGGTTATTCGCAAGCTCGACCTGAAACAGGACTAG
- a CDS encoding MBOAT family O-acyltransferase — protein MGFLPIVLGAFHVALALGFHRLLLPILLVSSVVFYAWGNPWQTPILATSILVNYFAGRVLCEVAMSASHRKVVFILALVFNLGMLAFFKYSNFALANLAELFGVALPHLDVALPIGISFYTFTQIAFLVDIYSKGQRQRDLASYGLFVTYFPHLIAGPIIHWREMMPQFRMLGRSDGFVFCSAAYATLLIEGTCLFSVGLLKKLLIADQLSVFVDLGYKNVAALSFADAWLLSLAYTFQLYFDFSGYADMAVGISLLFGIRLPFNFNSPYKADSIQDFWRRWHITLSRWLRDYLYIPLGGNRASTAGVYRNLFVTFLLGGLWHGAAWTFIAWGALHGLGCCVQKAWASRGLRMPGPLAIVVTFLFVNFAWVYFRAPDLATAHSVLAAMMSPGPGLSTLMYQACPLLLVAALIVWLLPNSQNIAAADWRWRIPLSGVLAGAAAVVAMVATNTSISSPSSIIISDVGKLLTFAVSTVAGALLCALGLTASYDFFTTSNRRIPFGYPQFLLENIAAPRIVIDAGSSSMFGIEPGLIEQAFSMPVIDVADNGSIPLEMKIYRLLKYARQGDTLILPFEWVYYTRDEVPQDFTDKTPDEYAAYYASQPFLARVAFAVQHLSLHNLSDGGRLYLRKDLWPGHVSRIKADMAKWPLGDRKDDSRRRSSVEGIGCADYIAATGNIPPVVEWAAKQLAGLQTQRGVRIYVTWPAVAGTNCYALANGRLPIADQARAIFQRHGIAVVGEPEDSYFSPEHMLDTYYHVDSGAARLRTERLIGRLQDAGLKAGAPAGKPTILLAEEAVRGLP, from the coding sequence TTGGGATTCCTGCCGATCGTGCTGGGGGCATTCCATGTCGCTCTGGCCCTTGGATTTCACAGGCTGCTGCTGCCGATCCTGCTGGTCTCGTCGGTGGTGTTCTATGCGTGGGGCAACCCCTGGCAGACGCCGATTCTGGCGACGTCCATCCTGGTCAACTATTTCGCCGGGCGCGTCCTCTGCGAGGTGGCCATGTCGGCGTCGCACCGCAAGGTCGTGTTCATCCTCGCGCTCGTCTTCAATCTGGGCATGCTTGCATTCTTCAAGTATTCCAATTTCGCCCTCGCCAATCTGGCGGAATTGTTCGGCGTGGCGCTCCCCCATCTGGACGTCGCGCTGCCGATCGGCATTTCATTCTATACGTTCACGCAGATCGCGTTTCTGGTCGACATCTACAGCAAGGGACAAAGGCAGCGCGATCTCGCCAGCTACGGACTGTTTGTCACTTACTTTCCGCACCTGATCGCCGGCCCTATCATCCATTGGCGCGAGATGATGCCGCAGTTCAGGATGCTCGGCCGCAGCGATGGCTTCGTCTTTTGCTCGGCCGCTTACGCCACCCTGTTGATCGAGGGCACCTGTCTGTTTTCGGTCGGACTGCTGAAGAAGCTGCTGATCGCCGATCAACTGAGCGTGTTCGTCGATCTCGGTTACAAGAACGTGGCGGCACTGAGCTTCGCCGATGCCTGGCTGCTCAGCCTGGCCTATACGTTTCAGCTCTATTTCGACTTCTCCGGCTATGCCGACATGGCCGTGGGCATATCGCTGCTGTTCGGAATCCGGCTCCCGTTCAATTTCAACTCTCCGTACAAGGCGGACTCGATCCAGGACTTCTGGCGCCGCTGGCACATCACGCTGTCGCGCTGGTTGCGTGACTATCTCTACATCCCGCTCGGCGGCAATCGCGCATCAACGGCCGGCGTCTATCGCAACCTGTTTGTCACGTTCCTGCTCGGCGGATTGTGGCACGGCGCGGCCTGGACCTTTATCGCCTGGGGAGCGCTGCACGGCCTGGGTTGCTGCGTGCAGAAGGCGTGGGCGTCGCGCGGGTTGCGCATGCCAGGGCCGCTGGCCATCGTCGTCACTTTCCTGTTCGTCAATTTCGCCTGGGTCTATTTTCGGGCGCCGGATCTCGCCACTGCCCACAGCGTTCTGGCCGCGATGATGTCTCCCGGCCCCGGCCTGTCGACGTTGATGTATCAAGCCTGCCCGCTGCTGCTGGTTGCTGCGCTGATCGTCTGGCTTCTTCCGAACAGCCAGAACATTGCAGCCGCGGACTGGCGCTGGCGGATTCCGCTTTCCGGCGTGCTGGCAGGTGCGGCGGCGGTTGTCGCCATGGTCGCGACAAATACGTCGATCTCTTCCCCTTCATCTATTATAATTTCTGACGTGGGAAAGCTCCTGACATTCGCCGTGTCCACAGTCGCAGGCGCGCTGCTCTGCGCGCTCGGGCTGACGGCGTCCTACGACTTCTTCACCACGAGCAACCGCAGGATCCCCTTCGGCTATCCGCAGTTCCTGCTGGAGAACATTGCCGCGCCGCGCATCGTTATCGATGCCGGATCGAGCTCGATGTTCGGCATCGAGCCCGGCCTGATCGAACAGGCCTTTTCCATGCCGGTGATCGACGTCGCCGACAATGGCAGCATTCCGCTGGAGATGAAGATCTATCGCCTGCTGAAATATGCGCGGCAGGGCGATACGCTGATCCTGCCGTTCGAATGGGTCTACTATACGCGTGACGAGGTGCCGCAGGATTTCACCGACAAGACGCCCGATGAATATGCCGCCTATTACGCCAGCCAGCCTTTCCTCGCGCGGGTGGCATTCGCCGTGCAACACCTGTCGCTGCACAACCTGTCGGATGGCGGCAGGCTCTATTTGAGGAAGGATCTGTGGCCGGGGCATGTCAGCCGCATCAAGGCCGACATGGCGAAGTGGCCGCTGGGTGACCGCAAGGATGATTCACGGCGGCGGTCAAGTGTCGAGGGCATCGGTTGCGCCGATTACATTGCCGCCACCGGCAACATTCCTCCCGTCGTCGAGTGGGCAGCGAAACAGCTGGCCGGACTACAGACGCAGCGCGGCGTGCGCATCTATGTGACATGGCCGGCGGTCGCCGGGACGAATTGCTACGCGCTGGCGAACGGCCGGTTGCCGATCGCCGACCAGGCCCGCGCGATCTTTCAGCGGCATGGCATAGCGGTGGTCGGCGAACCCGAAGATTCATACTTTTCGCCGGAGCATATGCTCGACACCTACTATCACGTGGACAGCGGCGCGGCGCGGCTGCGCACCGAGCGGCTGATCGGGCGGCTTCAGGATGCCGGCCTGAAAGCCGGCGCTCCGGCCGGCAAGCCGACGATCTTGCTGGCGGAGGAGGCGGTGCGCGGTCTGCCTTAG
- a CDS encoding arsenic transporter, translating into MTNNDIIWGVAGVATFGVIVRPFRLPEYVWALIGAGILVAFGLLPWRDAIAAAGKGTDVYLFLVGMMLLSEVARQQGLFDWLATHAVRQAKGSAEKLFLIVYGVGTLVTVFLSNDATAVVLTPAVYAAATAARVAPLPYLFICAFIANAASFVLPISNPANLVIFGEHMPPLGQWLYQFTLPSIASILVTYVALRFTQRHALTEKLAEDLDAQPLSLGGKCVAIGIGLTAAALLAASALDRQLGLPTFISGAAVTIVVLLIGRQSPLPVLRDVSWGVLPLVAGLFILVEAVEQTGILRVMAQLLHEAAAASPDKTAVGAGVIVAFASNLLNNLPTGLVAATISQTADVPLQVTSGLLIGVDLGPNLSVTGSLATILWLIALRREGEAVTAWQFLKLGIVVMPPALAAALLAMAVMP; encoded by the coding sequence GTGACCAACAACGACATCATCTGGGGCGTCGCAGGCGTCGCGACGTTCGGCGTCATCGTTCGCCCGTTTCGACTGCCGGAATATGTCTGGGCCCTGATCGGCGCAGGCATCCTGGTCGCATTCGGACTGCTGCCATGGCGTGACGCGATCGCGGCCGCCGGCAAGGGGACCGACGTCTACCTGTTTCTGGTCGGCATGATGCTGCTGTCGGAAGTTGCGCGGCAGCAGGGATTGTTCGACTGGCTCGCGACCCACGCGGTGCGCCAGGCGAAGGGGTCCGCGGAGAAGCTGTTTCTCATCGTCTACGGCGTCGGCACGCTGGTCACCGTTTTCCTGTCGAACGATGCGACGGCCGTCGTCCTCACACCGGCCGTCTACGCTGCGGCAACCGCCGCGCGCGTCGCGCCCTTGCCCTATCTGTTCATCTGCGCGTTCATCGCCAACGCCGCGAGCTTCGTGCTGCCGATCTCCAACCCGGCCAACCTGGTGATCTTCGGCGAACACATGCCGCCGCTCGGTCAGTGGCTGTACCAGTTTACGTTGCCGTCGATCGCTTCCATCCTCGTCACCTACGTGGCGCTTCGCTTTACCCAGCGCCACGCGCTGACCGAGAAACTCGCGGAAGACCTGGACGCGCAGCCGCTTTCGCTCGGCGGCAAGTGCGTCGCCATCGGAATCGGCCTGACCGCGGCCGCATTGCTGGCCGCCTCGGCGCTCGACCGCCAGCTTGGCCTGCCGACGTTCATCTCCGGCGCTGCCGTGACCATCGTCGTCCTCCTGATCGGCCGGCAATCGCCGCTTCCGGTTCTGCGGGACGTCTCGTGGGGCGTGCTTCCGCTCGTCGCCGGGCTGTTCATTCTGGTCGAGGCCGTCGAACAGACCGGCATCCTGCGCGTGATGGCGCAATTGCTGCACGAGGCTGCCGCGGCTTCGCCGGACAAAACCGCCGTCGGCGCCGGCGTCATCGTGGCCTTTGCGTCGAACCTGCTCAACAACCTGCCGACCGGGCTCGTGGCGGCCACCATCAGCCAGACGGCGGACGTGCCGCTGCAGGTCACCAGCGGCTTGCTTATCGGTGTCGACCTCGGCCCCAACCTGTCCGTGACCGGCTCGCTTGCGACCATCCTCTGGCTGATCGCGCTGCGGCGGGAAGGCGAGGCTGTCACCGCCTGGCAGTTCCTCAAGCTCGGCATTGTCGTCATGCCGCCCGCATTGGCGGCGGCGCTGCTGGCGATGGCAGTCATGCCATAG
- a CDS encoding GNAT family protein, which translates to MLLTDEAQASIACSGRIADHQRGYMDAIETDRLVLRNFRKADAADLYAYLHAPTASCFLSLKLEDIAAAEVEAENRSRNDEYIAVCLRDSGKLIGDVFAMPEEDTFSVGWNFNAEFGGRGYAAEAARALFAYLFTVQNARRLYAYAEDHNVASQRLCERLGMRKEGLFMELVSFETDTNGNPIFENTLQYAILRREWALQRSVETR; encoded by the coding sequence ATGTTGCTGACGGACGAAGCGCAGGCGTCTATCGCCTGTTCGGGCAGGATCGCGGATCACCAGAGAGGTTACATGGACGCGATTGAGACCGACCGACTTGTGCTGAGGAATTTTCGGAAGGCAGATGCCGCCGATCTCTACGCCTACCTGCACGCACCGACAGCGAGTTGTTTTCTTTCCCTGAAGCTCGAGGATATCGCGGCGGCAGAGGTAGAGGCGGAGAACCGAAGCCGAAACGACGAGTACATCGCCGTGTGCCTGAGAGATTCAGGAAAGCTGATCGGCGACGTGTTCGCCATGCCCGAAGAAGACACCTTCTCGGTCGGATGGAACTTCAATGCGGAATTCGGTGGACGAGGGTATGCAGCCGAAGCCGCGCGAGCCCTTTTTGCCTATCTGTTTACGGTTCAGAATGCGCGTCGCCTCTATGCCTACGCAGAGGACCACAATGTCGCGTCGCAGCGCCTGTGTGAGAGATTGGGGATGCGGAAGGAAGGGCTCTTCATGGAGTTAGTGTCATTCGAGACTGACACTAACGGGAATCCGATCTTCGAGAATACGTTGCAGTATGCGATCTTGCGAAGGGAATGGGCGTTGCAGCGGTCAGTGGAGACGCGCTGA
- a CDS encoding MFS transporter has protein sequence MADMQAGIGPFLGMFLLAHGWESGLIGTVMTIGGVAGMIMTTPAGALIDQTKRKRAYVIIPGIFTVVASAIILYSQSFWVVAASQVATVIAGAAIGPAVTGITLGMVHQAGFNWQNGRNQAFNHAGNVVGAALSGFLGWKFAFVAVFILAAVFGVLSITSVLMIPRDAIDDRAARGMTDASDEQKVGAWTVLLECKPLLILAAALALFHLGNGAMLPLYGLAVVSEQHGDAASFVAMTIVVAQAVMIPASLVAMRMARKEGLWLVILMSFLALPIRGLVAASIIKGWGVFPVQALDGIGAGLQSVAVPSLVAHILNGTGRINVGQGAVMTVQGVGASLSPAIGGWIAQKLGYPVAFLILGSFAVGSIALWIGFSSLLKPACAMKLDDGDAALAPAPAA, from the coding sequence ATGGCGGATATGCAGGCCGGTATCGGTCCTTTTCTCGGTATGTTTCTGCTCGCGCACGGATGGGAAAGCGGTCTGATCGGCACGGTGATGACCATCGGTGGCGTCGCCGGGATGATCATGACAACACCCGCGGGTGCGCTGATCGACCAGACCAAGCGCAAGCGCGCGTATGTCATCATTCCCGGGATATTCACGGTGGTGGCCTCGGCGATCATTCTCTATTCGCAGAGTTTCTGGGTTGTCGCCGCCTCACAGGTGGCAACAGTGATCGCCGGTGCGGCCATCGGGCCGGCGGTCACCGGCATCACGCTCGGCATGGTGCACCAGGCGGGCTTCAACTGGCAGAACGGTCGCAATCAGGCTTTCAATCACGCAGGCAACGTCGTCGGCGCGGCCCTGTCGGGATTCCTGGGATGGAAGTTTGCCTTCGTTGCTGTCTTCATTCTCGCCGCGGTGTTTGGCGTGCTGTCGATCACCTCGGTCCTGATGATCCCCAGGGACGCCATCGATGACCGTGCCGCCCGCGGCATGACCGATGCAAGTGACGAGCAAAAGGTCGGCGCCTGGACGGTATTGCTCGAATGCAAGCCGCTGCTGATCCTCGCTGCGGCCCTTGCTTTGTTCCACCTCGGCAACGGGGCCATGCTGCCACTCTACGGCCTGGCCGTGGTCTCCGAACAGCATGGCGATGCCGCAAGCTTCGTCGCGATGACCATCGTGGTGGCGCAGGCCGTGATGATCCCGGCGTCGCTGGTGGCGATGCGCATGGCGAGGAAGGAAGGGCTCTGGCTGGTGATCCTGATGTCCTTTCTGGCGCTTCCGATCCGCGGCCTCGTCGCCGCATCAATCATCAAGGGATGGGGCGTGTTTCCCGTGCAGGCGCTGGACGGTATTGGCGCGGGCCTGCAGAGCGTCGCCGTCCCCTCGCTGGTCGCGCATATCCTGAACGGCACCGGCCGCATCAACGTCGGTCAGGGAGCGGTGATGACCGTGCAGGGCGTCGGTGCTTCGCTCAGTCCGGCCATCGGCGGCTGGATCGCTCAAAAGCTCGGCTACCCCGTTGCATTTCTGATTCTGGGAAGCTTCGCGGTCGGGTCCATCGCGCTCTGGATTGGCTTTTCGTCCCTGCTCAAACCGGCCTGCGCGATGAAACTGGACGATGGTGACGCGGCGCTTGCTCCGGCGCCCGCGGCATGA
- a CDS encoding patatin-like phospholipase family protein, with product MVTGCASLPRTSYAAGDAAQARVLDLADLRRYADEPAWRFQSLRSQAAPRGPLTYLALSGGGADGAYGAGVLSGWSETGTRPSFSLVSGVSTGALIAPFAFLGPRYDQTLREVYTSGVAETLLESPNPFNAIFGSGLFGNKNLRGLVARYIDAKFVAEVAAEHAKGRRLLIVTTNIDSQRTAIWDMGRIASLRTTESLNLFRDVVTASASLPVVFPPILINAEANGRQFQEMHIDGGVTAPVLTLPEAYLLRNASMVKGERLQLYILINNKVDQEFQLTDNKTVDIAGRSSSTMVKGLTRSTIASTYEFARRSKLGFNLSYIGGERPTSPPGFETAYMRDLFQYGYDKARSNHAWSHAPPADGLDATPASETVAALPTSARN from the coding sequence ATGGTCACCGGCTGCGCGTCATTGCCGCGAACGTCCTATGCGGCCGGGGATGCAGCGCAGGCGCGCGTCCTCGATCTGGCCGACCTGCGCCGCTACGCGGACGAGCCGGCCTGGAGATTTCAAAGCCTGCGTAGTCAGGCGGCTCCGCGCGGACCGCTGACCTATCTCGCGCTGTCGGGAGGCGGCGCCGATGGCGCTTACGGCGCCGGTGTTCTGTCCGGGTGGTCGGAGACGGGCACGCGCCCGTCTTTTTCACTCGTCTCCGGCGTCAGCACCGGTGCACTGATCGCGCCATTCGCATTTCTCGGACCGAGATACGACCAGACATTGCGCGAGGTCTATACCAGCGGCGTTGCCGAGACCTTGCTCGAATCGCCCAATCCGTTCAACGCAATTTTTGGCTCGGGGCTGTTCGGTAACAAGAATCTGCGCGGTCTGGTCGCCAGGTACATCGATGCGAAGTTCGTTGCCGAGGTTGCCGCCGAACACGCCAAAGGCCGGCGGCTCCTGATCGTGACGACAAACATCGACTCGCAGCGTACTGCGATCTGGGACATGGGACGGATCGCCTCGTTGCGGACGACAGAATCATTGAACCTGTTCCGCGACGTCGTCACCGCCTCAGCAAGTCTGCCGGTAGTGTTCCCGCCGATACTCATCAACGCAGAGGCCAATGGCCGGCAATTCCAGGAAATGCACATCGATGGCGGCGTCACGGCGCCTGTTCTGACCCTGCCGGAAGCCTACCTGCTGCGCAACGCGTCCATGGTGAAGGGCGAACGCCTGCAGCTCTACATTCTGATCAACAACAAGGTCGATCAGGAATTCCAGCTGACCGACAACAAGACCGTGGACATTGCCGGACGGTCGTCTTCGACTATGGTCAAGGGACTGACGCGATCGACCATTGCCAGCACTTATGAGTTCGCCCGTCGCAGCAAGTTAGGCTTCAACCTGAGCTACATCGGCGGTGAACGGCCGACGTCGCCTCCCGGTTTTGAGACCGCCTATATGCGCGATCTGTTCCAGTACGGCTATGACAAGGCGCGCAGCAATCATGCGTGGTCGCACGCGCCGCCCGCCGACGGTCTCGATGCGACACCGGCTTCCGAAACCGTCGCCGCGTTGCCGACGAGCGCCAGGAATTGA